A window of Zonotrichia leucophrys gambelii isolate GWCS_2022_RI chromosome 11, RI_Zleu_2.0, whole genome shotgun sequence contains these coding sequences:
- the SLC12A4 gene encoding solute carrier family 12 member 4 isoform X1, translating into MGGVEERGFLRGSDRTGQECAAGSAPRPACLAAVPRGALSAPPAMPHFTVVPVEDKPRAEYDSVEGLSWVDYREPAAAPAPGDSYDTVSSDGHGNHKENSPFLNSSEAGKGGDYYDRNLALFEEELDIRPKVSSLLGKLVNYTNLTQGVKEHEEAESTDGSKKKVSKSPSMGTLMGVYLPCMQNIFGVILFLRLTWMVGMAGVLQSFLIVLLCCCCTMLTTISMSAIATNGVVPAGGSYFMISRSLGPEFGGAVGLCFYLGTTFAGAMYILGAIEILLTYIVPQAAIFHPSDAHDASSAMLNNMRVYGTVFLILMAVVVFVGVKYVNKFASLFLACVVISILSIYAGAIKSIFDPPEFPICMLGNRTLSRDQFDVCAKTVVKDNMTVASKLWELFCHSTNLTTEHCDEYFLMNNVSEIAGIPGAASGILIDNLWSNYLEKGEILERAHQPSVDVAGQKNNLHLYVLSDITTSFMVLVGIFFPSVTGIMAGSNRSGDLKDAQKSIPVGTILAIVTTSLVYFSCVLLFGACIEGVVLRDKFGDAVNRNLVVGTLSWPSPWVIVIGSFFSTCGAGLQSLTGAPRLLQAIAKDNIIPFLWIFGHGKANGEPTWALLLTALIAELGILIASLDMVAPILSMFFLMCYLFVNLACAVQTLLRTPNWRPRFKYYHWALSFLGMSICLALMFISSWYYALVAMLIAGMIYKYIEYQGAEKEWGDGIRGLSLSAARYALLRLEEGPPHTKNWRPQLLVLLKLDEDLHVKYPRLLTFASQLKAGKGLTIIGSVIQGNFLETYGEAQAAEQTIKNMMEIEKVKGFCQVVVANKVREGIAHLIQSCGLGGMKHNTVVLGWPYGWRQSEDPRSWKTFIGTVRCTTAAHLALLVPKNVSFYPSNHERYNEGNIDVWWIVHDGGMLMLLPFLLKQHKVWRKCKMRIFTVAQMDDNSIQMKKDLATFLYQLRIEAEVEVVEMHNSDISAYTYERTLMMEQRSQMLRQMRLTKTEREREAQLVKDRHSIARLESLYSDEEDEADPVPENIQMTWTKEKCDAEKRNRGSAVGSFRDLITIKPGWEIVNQSNVRRMHTAVKLNEVIVNRSHDARLVLLNMPGPPKNTDGDENYMEFLEVLTEGLERVLLVRGGGREVITIYS; encoded by the exons gtCATGGCAACCATAAAGAAAACAGTCCTTTCCTGAACAGTTCAGAAGCTGGCAAAGGAGGCGATTACTATGACAGAAATCTGGCCTTGTTTGAG GAGGAGCTTGATATACGACCAAAAGTGTCATCTCTGCTTGGCAAGTTGGTCAACTACACAAATCTTACTCAAGGTGTCAAGGAACATGAAGAAGCAGAAAGTACTGATGGATCGaagaagaaagtatcaaaa tcaccCAGCATGGGCACCCTGATGGGGGTGTATCTGCCATGCATGCAGAATATCTTCGGGGTCATTCTCTTCCTTCGGCTGACTTGGAtggtgggaatggctggagTTCTTCAGTCCTTCCTGATTGTattgctttgctgctgttgt ACTATGTTGACAACCATATCAATGAGTGCAATTGCCACGAATGGTGTTGTTCCAG CTGGTGGCTCCTATTTCATGATATCTAGGTCGTTGGGCCCAGAGTTTGGTGGAGCTGTAGGGCTGTGTTTTTATTTGGGAACAACATTTGCAGGAGCCATGTATATCCTTGGTGCCATTGAGATTTTATTG ACATATATTGTGCCACAAGCAGCAATTTTTCATCCCTCTGATGCCCACGATGCATCCAGTgccatgctgaacaacatgaGGGTCTATGGCACCGTGTTCCTCATCCTCATGGCAGTGGTGGTGTTTGTAGGTGTGAAATATGTCAACAAATTTGCTTCCCTCTTCTTGGCCTGTGTAGTAATATCCATCCTGTCCATTTATGCTGGAGCTATCAAGTCCATCTTTGATCCACCTGAATTCCC GATTTGCATGTTGGGCAACAGGACTCTGTCAAGAGATCAATTTGATGTTTGTGCCAAAACTGTAGTTAAGGATAACATGACTGTGGCCTCCAAGCTCTGGGAACTCTTTTGCCACAGCACAAACTTAACCACGGAGCACTGTGATGAATATTTCCTAATGAACAATGTCTCGGAGAtagcaggaattccaggagcTGCTAGTGGCATTTTAATAG ACAACTTATGGAGCAATTATTTGGAGAAAGGAGAGATTCTGGAGAGGGCACATCAGCCCTCTGTGGATGTGGCAGGCCAGAAGAACAACCTGCACCTGTACGTGCTCTCAGATATCACCACATCCTTCATGGTGCTCGTTGGCATCTTCTTCCCTTCAGTGACTG GGATCATGGCTGGTTCAAACAGATCAGGGGACCTCAAAGATGCACAGAAGTCCATCCCTGTTGGAACGATTCTTGCCATTGTCACCACATCACTAGTCT ACTTCAGTTGTGTGTTATTATTTGGAGCCTGCATAGAAGGTGTTGTCCTGAGAGATAA GTTCGGTGACGCGGTGAACAGGAACCTGGTGGTGGGGACGCTGTCCTGGCCCTCGCCCTGGGTCATCGTCATCGGCTCCTTCTTCTCCACCTGCGGGGCGGGGCTGCAGAGCCTCACTGGGGCCCCCCGGCTGCTGCAGGCCATCGCCAAGGACAACATCATCCCCTTCCTCTGG aTCTTTGGTCATGGAAAAGCAAATGGTGAACCAACATGGGCTCTTCTGTTAACAGCATTAATTGCTGAGCTGGGAATCCTTATTGCTTCACTTGACATGGTTGCTCCAATTCTCTCGAT gtttttcttGATGTGTTACCTCTTTGTTAATCTTGCATGTGCAGTGCAGACACTTCTGCGAACCCCAAACTGGCGGCCTCGCTTTAAATACTACCACTG GGCCCTCTCATTTTTAGGCATGAGCATTTGCCTGGCACTGATGTTCATTTCATCCTGGTATTATGCTTTGGTAGCTATGCTTATTGCAGGCATGATTTACAAGTACATTGAGTACCAAGG GGCAGAGAAGGAGTGGGGTGATGGCATCCGGGGCCTGTCGCTCAGCGCTGCCAGATACgccctgctcaggctggaggAGGGCCCTCCACACACCAAGAACTGGAG gcCTCAGTTGCTGGTGCTTCTGAAACTTGATGAAGATTTGCATGTAAAATACCCAAGACTGTTAACATTTGCATCCCAGCTGAAAGCTGGTAAAGGTTTGACTATCATAGGATCAGTCATCCAAGGGAATTTCTTGGAAACTTATGGAGAAGCCCAAGCTGCTGAGCAG ACTATCAAGAATATGATGGAAATTGAGAAGGTGAAAGGATTTTGTCAAGTAGTTGTAGCCAATAAAGTTAGAGAAGGAATTGCTCACTTGATCCAGTCCTGTGGGCTCGGTGGCATGAAGCACAAcactgtggttttggggtggccTTATGGCTGGAGACAAAGTGAAGATCCAAGGTCTTGGAAGACATTTATAG GTACTGTTCGCTGCACAACTGCAGCTCACCTGGCTCTGCTGGTTCCCAAAAATGTCTCTTTCTACCCCAGCAACCACGAGCGTTACAACGAAGGCAACATTGATGTGTGGTGGATTGTGCATGATGGAGGCATGCTGATgttgcttccttttcttctcaaaCAGCACAAA GTTtggagaaaatgcaaaatgagaatttttacTGTTGCTCAGATGGATGATAACAGCATCCAGATGAAGAAAGATTTGGCTACTTTCCTCTATCAGCTCCGAATAGAGGCAGAGGTAGAAGTGGTAGAAATG CACAATAGTGATATCTCAGCATATACTTATGAGAGAACTCTTATGATGGAGCAGAGATCTCAGATGCTGAGGCAGATGAGGCTGACAAAAActgagagggaaagggag GCTCAGCTTGTCAAGGACAGACATTCAATAGCACGTCTGGAGAGCCTCTACTcagatgaggaagatgaggcaGACCCTGTTCCTGAGAATATCCAGATGACCTGGACTAAGGAGAAATGTGATGCTGAGAAGCGGAACCggggcagtgctgtgggcagctTCAGAGATCTCATCACCATTAAACC AGGGTGGGAAATCGT GAACCAGTCCAATGTCCGAAGGATGCACACAGCAGTGAAGCTCAATGAAGTCATTGTAAATAGATCCCATGATGCCAGACTTGTGCTCCTCAACATGCCTGGTCCTCCAAAGAATACTGATGGAGATGAAAACT ACATGGAGTTTCTCGAAGTCTTGACTGAGGGTCTGGAGAGGGTACTGCTTGTGAGAGGTGGTGGCAGAGAAGTCATCACCATTTACTCCTGA
- the SLC12A4 gene encoding solute carrier family 12 member 4 isoform X2, with translation MGGVEERGFLRGSDRTGQECAAGSAPRPACLAAVPRGALSAPPAMPHFTVVPVEDKPRAEYDSVEGLSWVDYREPAAAPAPGDSYDTVSSDGHGNHKENSPFLNSSEAGKGGDYYDRNLALFEEELDIRPKVSSLLGKLVNYTNLTQGVKEHEEAESTDGSKKKVSKSPSMGTLMGVYLPCMQNIFGVILFLRLTWMVGMAGVLQSFLIVLLCCCCTMLTTISMSAIATNGVVPAGGSYFMISRSLGPEFGGAVGLCFYLGTTFAGAMYILGAIEILLTYIVPQAAIFHPSDAHDASSAMLNNMRVYGTVFLILMAVVVFVGVKYVNKFASLFLACVVISILSIYAGAIKSIFDPPEFPICMLGNRTLSRDQFDVCAKTVVKDNMTVASKLWELFCHSTNLTTEHCDEYFLMNNVSEIAGIPGAASGILIDNLWSNYLEKGEILERAHQPSVDVAGQKNNLHLYVLSDITTSFMVLVGIFFPSVTGIMAGSNRSGDLKDAQKSIPVGTILAIVTTSLVYFSCVLLFGACIEGVVLRDKFGDAVNRNLVVGTLSWPSPWVIVIGSFFSTCGAGLQSLTGAPRLLQAIAKDNIIPFLWIFGHGKANGEPTWALLLTALIAELGILIASLDMVAPILSMFFLMCYLFVNLACAVQTLLRTPNWRPRFKYYHWALSFLGMSICLALMFISSWYYALVAMLIAGMIYKYIEYQGAEKEWGDGIRGLSLSAARYALLRLEEGPPHTKNWRPQLLVLLKLDEDLHVKYPRLLTFASQLKAGKGLTIIGSVIQGNFLETYGEAQAAEQTIKNMMEIEKVKGFCQVVVANKVREGIAHLIQSCGLGGMKHNTVVLGWPYGWRQSEDPRSWKTFIGTVRCTTAAHLALLVPKNVSFYPSNHERYNEGNIDVWWIVHDGGMLMLLPFLLKQHKVWRKCKMRIFTVAQMDDNSIQMKKDLATFLYQLRIEAEVEVVEMHNSDISAYTYERTLMMEQRSQMLRQMRLTKTEREREAQLVKDRHSIARLESLYSDEEDEADPVPENIQMTWTKEKCDAEKRNRGSAVGSFRDLITIKPNQSNVRRMHTAVKLNEVIVNRSHDARLVLLNMPGPPKNTDGDENYMEFLEVLTEGLERVLLVRGGGREVITIYS, from the exons gtCATGGCAACCATAAAGAAAACAGTCCTTTCCTGAACAGTTCAGAAGCTGGCAAAGGAGGCGATTACTATGACAGAAATCTGGCCTTGTTTGAG GAGGAGCTTGATATACGACCAAAAGTGTCATCTCTGCTTGGCAAGTTGGTCAACTACACAAATCTTACTCAAGGTGTCAAGGAACATGAAGAAGCAGAAAGTACTGATGGATCGaagaagaaagtatcaaaa tcaccCAGCATGGGCACCCTGATGGGGGTGTATCTGCCATGCATGCAGAATATCTTCGGGGTCATTCTCTTCCTTCGGCTGACTTGGAtggtgggaatggctggagTTCTTCAGTCCTTCCTGATTGTattgctttgctgctgttgt ACTATGTTGACAACCATATCAATGAGTGCAATTGCCACGAATGGTGTTGTTCCAG CTGGTGGCTCCTATTTCATGATATCTAGGTCGTTGGGCCCAGAGTTTGGTGGAGCTGTAGGGCTGTGTTTTTATTTGGGAACAACATTTGCAGGAGCCATGTATATCCTTGGTGCCATTGAGATTTTATTG ACATATATTGTGCCACAAGCAGCAATTTTTCATCCCTCTGATGCCCACGATGCATCCAGTgccatgctgaacaacatgaGGGTCTATGGCACCGTGTTCCTCATCCTCATGGCAGTGGTGGTGTTTGTAGGTGTGAAATATGTCAACAAATTTGCTTCCCTCTTCTTGGCCTGTGTAGTAATATCCATCCTGTCCATTTATGCTGGAGCTATCAAGTCCATCTTTGATCCACCTGAATTCCC GATTTGCATGTTGGGCAACAGGACTCTGTCAAGAGATCAATTTGATGTTTGTGCCAAAACTGTAGTTAAGGATAACATGACTGTGGCCTCCAAGCTCTGGGAACTCTTTTGCCACAGCACAAACTTAACCACGGAGCACTGTGATGAATATTTCCTAATGAACAATGTCTCGGAGAtagcaggaattccaggagcTGCTAGTGGCATTTTAATAG ACAACTTATGGAGCAATTATTTGGAGAAAGGAGAGATTCTGGAGAGGGCACATCAGCCCTCTGTGGATGTGGCAGGCCAGAAGAACAACCTGCACCTGTACGTGCTCTCAGATATCACCACATCCTTCATGGTGCTCGTTGGCATCTTCTTCCCTTCAGTGACTG GGATCATGGCTGGTTCAAACAGATCAGGGGACCTCAAAGATGCACAGAAGTCCATCCCTGTTGGAACGATTCTTGCCATTGTCACCACATCACTAGTCT ACTTCAGTTGTGTGTTATTATTTGGAGCCTGCATAGAAGGTGTTGTCCTGAGAGATAA GTTCGGTGACGCGGTGAACAGGAACCTGGTGGTGGGGACGCTGTCCTGGCCCTCGCCCTGGGTCATCGTCATCGGCTCCTTCTTCTCCACCTGCGGGGCGGGGCTGCAGAGCCTCACTGGGGCCCCCCGGCTGCTGCAGGCCATCGCCAAGGACAACATCATCCCCTTCCTCTGG aTCTTTGGTCATGGAAAAGCAAATGGTGAACCAACATGGGCTCTTCTGTTAACAGCATTAATTGCTGAGCTGGGAATCCTTATTGCTTCACTTGACATGGTTGCTCCAATTCTCTCGAT gtttttcttGATGTGTTACCTCTTTGTTAATCTTGCATGTGCAGTGCAGACACTTCTGCGAACCCCAAACTGGCGGCCTCGCTTTAAATACTACCACTG GGCCCTCTCATTTTTAGGCATGAGCATTTGCCTGGCACTGATGTTCATTTCATCCTGGTATTATGCTTTGGTAGCTATGCTTATTGCAGGCATGATTTACAAGTACATTGAGTACCAAGG GGCAGAGAAGGAGTGGGGTGATGGCATCCGGGGCCTGTCGCTCAGCGCTGCCAGATACgccctgctcaggctggaggAGGGCCCTCCACACACCAAGAACTGGAG gcCTCAGTTGCTGGTGCTTCTGAAACTTGATGAAGATTTGCATGTAAAATACCCAAGACTGTTAACATTTGCATCCCAGCTGAAAGCTGGTAAAGGTTTGACTATCATAGGATCAGTCATCCAAGGGAATTTCTTGGAAACTTATGGAGAAGCCCAAGCTGCTGAGCAG ACTATCAAGAATATGATGGAAATTGAGAAGGTGAAAGGATTTTGTCAAGTAGTTGTAGCCAATAAAGTTAGAGAAGGAATTGCTCACTTGATCCAGTCCTGTGGGCTCGGTGGCATGAAGCACAAcactgtggttttggggtggccTTATGGCTGGAGACAAAGTGAAGATCCAAGGTCTTGGAAGACATTTATAG GTACTGTTCGCTGCACAACTGCAGCTCACCTGGCTCTGCTGGTTCCCAAAAATGTCTCTTTCTACCCCAGCAACCACGAGCGTTACAACGAAGGCAACATTGATGTGTGGTGGATTGTGCATGATGGAGGCATGCTGATgttgcttccttttcttctcaaaCAGCACAAA GTTtggagaaaatgcaaaatgagaatttttacTGTTGCTCAGATGGATGATAACAGCATCCAGATGAAGAAAGATTTGGCTACTTTCCTCTATCAGCTCCGAATAGAGGCAGAGGTAGAAGTGGTAGAAATG CACAATAGTGATATCTCAGCATATACTTATGAGAGAACTCTTATGATGGAGCAGAGATCTCAGATGCTGAGGCAGATGAGGCTGACAAAAActgagagggaaagggag GCTCAGCTTGTCAAGGACAGACATTCAATAGCACGTCTGGAGAGCCTCTACTcagatgaggaagatgaggcaGACCCTGTTCCTGAGAATATCCAGATGACCTGGACTAAGGAGAAATGTGATGCTGAGAAGCGGAACCggggcagtgctgtgggcagctTCAGAGATCTCATCACCATTAAACC GAACCAGTCCAATGTCCGAAGGATGCACACAGCAGTGAAGCTCAATGAAGTCATTGTAAATAGATCCCATGATGCCAGACTTGTGCTCCTCAACATGCCTGGTCCTCCAAAGAATACTGATGGAGATGAAAACT ACATGGAGTTTCTCGAAGTCTTGACTGAGGGTCTGGAGAGGGTACTGCTTGTGAGAGGTGGTGGCAGAGAAGTCATCACCATTTACTCCTGA